A window from Planococcus maritimus encodes these proteins:
- the trpE gene encoding anthranilate synthase component I, which yields MRKDVQIKKVEGDSLTPIMVFNRLEGPYKCLLESSLKTSASGRYSFIAADPSKAFIGLQDQLEVIDYRNGERSVEQGRPLERIKELMPKDDRDIEGLPFTGGAIGYIGYDAIAAYEPVESARKDSLNMPDIHLQLYETIVVFDHVRHEVTVISFEGRADAVAEQLERTAETDPVDQPQTLNFHSGTTAERFREQVELAKQEIRKGEVFQLVLSQRLSADYRGDAFTLYRKLRKQNPSPYQFFIDFGDYAVVGASPESLLTIRGGEMVTNPIAGTRKRGKTEAEDLALENELLGDEKERAEHQMLVDLSRNDVGRVAKVGTVAIPKYMVIEKYQHVMHIVSEVTGELEGAMHPLDALVSCLPAGTVSGAPKVRALQLIQQFEEERRGVYGGAVGYLGFNGNLDVALAIRTFVVKDDTVHVQAGAGIVFDSVPQAEYEETLHKARSLTEVFG from the coding sequence ATGAGAAAAGATGTACAGATCAAGAAAGTAGAAGGCGATAGCTTGACGCCGATCATGGTGTTCAATCGTTTGGAAGGCCCTTATAAATGCTTATTGGAAAGCTCGTTGAAAACAAGCGCAAGCGGCCGTTATTCATTTATCGCGGCAGATCCGTCGAAAGCATTTATCGGACTGCAAGATCAATTGGAAGTGATCGATTATCGGAACGGTGAGCGTTCGGTGGAACAAGGTCGCCCGCTCGAACGCATTAAAGAGTTGATGCCAAAAGACGATCGGGATATTGAAGGTTTGCCGTTTACAGGCGGCGCGATTGGCTATATCGGATACGATGCGATTGCCGCTTATGAGCCGGTCGAGAGTGCCCGGAAAGACAGCTTGAACATGCCGGATATCCACTTGCAGCTATACGAAACGATTGTCGTGTTTGATCATGTCCGCCATGAGGTCACGGTTATTTCGTTTGAAGGACGTGCAGACGCTGTGGCCGAACAGTTAGAACGGACAGCGGAAACAGATCCGGTTGACCAGCCCCAAACTTTGAATTTTCATTCCGGCACAACGGCTGAACGGTTCCGTGAGCAAGTCGAACTGGCCAAACAGGAAATCCGCAAAGGCGAAGTGTTCCAATTGGTGTTGTCGCAGCGCTTGTCTGCAGATTACCGGGGGGATGCGTTCACGTTGTATCGCAAGCTCCGCAAACAAAACCCATCGCCTTATCAATTTTTCATCGATTTCGGAGACTATGCTGTTGTCGGGGCCTCGCCGGAGAGCCTATTGACGATTCGCGGCGGGGAAATGGTTACCAACCCGATCGCCGGCACGCGAAAGCGCGGCAAGACCGAAGCGGAAGATTTGGCGCTTGAGAATGAATTGCTTGGAGATGAAAAAGAGCGAGCAGAGCACCAGATGCTCGTTGACCTGAGCCGCAACGATGTTGGTCGTGTGGCAAAAGTCGGCACTGTCGCGATTCCCAAATATATGGTTATTGAGAAATACCAGCATGTTATGCACATCGTTTCAGAAGTGACAGGTGAGCTCGAAGGGGCGATGCATCCGCTTGATGCGCTCGTTTCTTGCCTGCCAGCTGGGACAGTGTCCGGTGCTCCTAAAGTGCGTGCCTTGCAGCTGATCCAGCAATTTGAAGAAGAACGCCGCGGTGTTTACGGAGGCGCCGTCGGTTACCTTGGCTTTAATGGCAATTTGGACGTGGCGCTCGCTATCCGGACTTTCGTCGTCAAAGATGACACAGTCCACGTCCAAGCAGGAGCGGGCATCGTCTTTGATTCGGTACCGCAGGCAGAATATGAGGAAACGCTCCATAAAGCACGTTCGTTGACGGAGGTGTTTGGATGA
- a CDS encoding anthranilate synthase component II, which produces MILLIDHYDSFTYNIYQAVAALGEEVEVVRYGQLSLDDIRSKQPEAIILSPGPGHPRDVPESLELIRELYRDVPILGICLGQQLLGEAFGGRVTEAPAIRHGKVSDVSHSATDLFAGMNERVPVMRYHSLAIEKASLPECFTIQAEALDDGTMMAIKHKDYPVYGLQFHPESIGTPEGTDMMARFVELARASRLHTQQADHE; this is translated from the coding sequence ATGATTCTCTTAATCGATCACTACGATTCCTTCACTTACAATATCTATCAAGCGGTGGCGGCTCTCGGCGAAGAGGTGGAAGTCGTGCGTTATGGCCAATTGAGCTTGGATGACATCCGCAGCAAACAGCCTGAGGCAATTATTTTGTCTCCTGGCCCAGGTCATCCGAGAGACGTACCTGAATCGCTCGAGTTGATCCGTGAACTTTACCGCGATGTGCCGATTCTTGGCATCTGCCTAGGTCAGCAATTGCTCGGGGAAGCATTTGGCGGCCGCGTCACAGAAGCGCCTGCTATTCGCCACGGCAAAGTCTCGGACGTTTCACATAGCGCAACGGACTTGTTCGCTGGCATGAACGAGCGGGTGCCTGTCATGCGCTATCATTCGCTGGCGATCGAAAAGGCATCCTTGCCTGAATGTTTTACTATACAGGCAGAAGCGTTGGATGATGGCACGATGATGGCGATTAAACATAAAGACTATCCGGTCTACGGCCTGCAGTTCCACCCGGAATCCATCGGCACGCCAGAAGGCACCGATATGATGGCGAGGTTCGTCGAATTGGCACGTGCGAGCCGCTTGCATACGCAGCAAGCCGACCATGAATAG
- a CDS encoding dimethylarginine dimethylaminohydrolase family protein, whose translation MSTHAKPVPAADCHSEYGTLRHVLLCPPRFMEIRDVINDVQKQYKDENIDVTKALRQHDNFVEALAKEGVDTAFLEASEEYPEQVFTRDIGFTIGDTVFISEMAAEVRQGEEQVLQQWLENTDIHFKHLPGHRIEGGDVLVDRDTVFIGISSRTSKKAIGALQSQVSGFRVVPLQLNEKYLHLDCVFNILSPTEALIFPEALEQASIDMLRERYTLISVESDEQFKLGTNVLSIGDRRVVSQPQNIKVNQQLRDRGFRVIETDFSEIIKSGGAFRCCTMPIAR comes from the coding sequence ATGTCTACACACGCCAAGCCAGTCCCAGCAGCCGATTGTCATAGCGAATATGGCACCTTGCGCCATGTGCTCCTATGCCCGCCGCGTTTCATGGAAATCAGAGACGTTATTAACGATGTGCAAAAGCAATATAAAGACGAAAACATTGACGTTACGAAAGCCCTTCGCCAACACGATAATTTTGTGGAGGCGCTGGCTAAAGAAGGCGTGGATACGGCTTTTTTGGAAGCTTCGGAAGAATATCCAGAGCAAGTATTTACACGGGACATTGGCTTTACGATTGGCGACACAGTTTTCATCAGTGAAATGGCCGCCGAAGTCCGACAAGGCGAAGAACAGGTGCTGCAGCAATGGCTTGAAAATACAGACATCCACTTTAAGCATCTACCCGGACACCGCATTGAAGGTGGCGACGTACTAGTGGACCGCGATACGGTATTCATCGGCATCAGTAGCCGCACGTCTAAAAAAGCAATCGGTGCATTGCAGAGTCAGGTATCCGGCTTCCGTGTCGTCCCCCTTCAGCTCAATGAGAAATATTTGCACTTGGATTGTGTCTTCAATATTTTGTCGCCGACCGAAGCGCTCATTTTCCCAGAAGCGCTGGAACAAGCATCCATCGACATGCTGCGTGAGCGCTATACGCTGATCTCTGTCGAATCTGACGAGCAATTCAAGCTCGGCACAAATGTGTTGTCAATCGGGGACCGCCGCGTCGTTAGCCAGCCGCAAAACATCAAGGTCAATCAACAGCTGCGCGATCGTGGTTTCCGTGTCATTGAAACCGACTTTTCGGAAATCATCAAATCCGGCGGCGCTTTCCGCTGCTGCACGATGCCCATAGCTCGGTGA
- a CDS encoding nucleotide excision repair endonuclease: MINIQAPKADITITQRKQEIQGDEAVIKPLFGFIDLHEIPRDKGGIIQFFNHSGELLFVGKARKLRQRVKKHFEDNVSPLKNHRDEVHRIAVSIVEDPMEREIYETYLINTGKAKYNVDKVFYRD; this comes from the coding sequence ATGATTAATATTCAAGCACCGAAAGCTGACATTACGATTACTCAGCGCAAACAAGAAATTCAAGGCGATGAAGCAGTCATCAAACCACTTTTTGGGTTTATTGACTTGCATGAAATCCCGCGCGATAAAGGCGGCATCATCCAGTTCTTCAATCACAGCGGCGAGTTATTGTTTGTCGGCAAAGCCCGCAAACTGCGCCAGCGCGTGAAAAAGCATTTCGAAGACAATGTCTCGCCATTGAAAAACCATCGCGATGAAGTTCACCGCATTGCGGTTTCCATTGTGGAAGACCCAATGGAACGTGAAATTTATGAGACTTACCTGATCAATACAGGAAAAGCGAAATACAACGTCGATAAAGTATTTTATCGCGACTAA
- a CDS encoding SDR family oxidoreductase, giving the protein MKVLVLGANGQVGRNIVEELTEKGHDAVAMIRKEEQREEMEKRGAKKIVLGDLEKDFSHAFDDVDAVIFAAGSGPNTGADKTLTIDLWGSVKAADYAKQKGVKRFVQLGSVGSDNPEAGGEEMKPYLVAKRTADDLLLQSGLDYTIVRPGPLSDDEKTGHIEAVAHFESFENRSIPRADVARTLAEVVDRKNTYGKVFEILQGEADIAQELDRL; this is encoded by the coding sequence ATGAAAGTATTAGTTCTAGGAGCAAATGGCCAAGTAGGCCGCAATATTGTAGAAGAATTAACCGAAAAAGGCCACGACGCGGTAGCGATGATCCGCAAAGAAGAGCAGCGCGAAGAGATGGAAAAACGCGGCGCGAAAAAAATCGTCCTTGGTGACTTGGAGAAAGATTTCAGCCATGCATTCGACGATGTCGACGCAGTCATTTTCGCCGCAGGATCAGGCCCGAACACAGGCGCTGATAAAACCTTGACGATCGACCTATGGGGCTCTGTCAAAGCAGCAGATTACGCGAAGCAAAAAGGCGTCAAACGCTTTGTCCAACTTGGTTCGGTCGGTTCTGACAATCCGGAAGCAGGTGGCGAGGAAATGAAGCCTTACCTCGTGGCGAAGCGTACAGCGGATGATCTTCTTTTACAAAGCGGCCTCGATTATACAATCGTACGCCCAGGGCCATTATCAGATGACGAGAAAACTGGCCACATCGAAGCAGTCGCACACTTTGAGTCCTTCGAAAACCGTTCGATTCCACGTGCAGATGTAGCACGTACACTCGCTGAAGTGGTCGATCGTAAAAACACCTACGGAAAAGTCTTCGAAATCCTGCAGGGCGAAGCTGACATCGCTCAGGAACTCGACCGCCTGTAA
- a CDS encoding DUF6509 family protein codes for MEIINYEVEKLQDPTGILAGERFEYTMAIKVDEEDELYRPGGLDLRLILAVEDGIARIADYHFIDSESEKPLDFALDEEEEQEVLAFCKERLAE; via the coding sequence ATGGAAATCATTAATTACGAAGTAGAAAAATTGCAAGACCCGACTGGCATCCTGGCAGGGGAGCGCTTTGAGTATACGATGGCGATCAAGGTGGACGAAGAAGACGAGCTGTACCGTCCGGGCGGTCTTGACCTGCGCTTGATCTTGGCAGTGGAAGATGGCATCGCGCGTATTGCCGATTATCATTTTATCGACAGCGAAAGTGAAAAACCGCTGGATTTTGCGTTAGACGAAGAAGAAGAACAGGAAGTGTTGGCGTTTTGTAAAGAGCGTCTCGCTGAATAG
- a CDS encoding SurA N-terminal domain-containing protein codes for MIKKMTFVFAPFALALVLGACSDNEESAANEETAAPETEQTEEGTEEGTEEAAPAESVLELPEEDAVVAVVNGEEIQGKVYNSVARQFESTLLSQGQDPSTEENLQLIEDEAMSVVIGNAVLLQDAKEKGHEADEAVVEERMEELKANFEDEDAMNEALAETGFTLEEMEEQLREQLVYESYMENEIDAPEVTDEEVQAAYDQFAESSEEEAPAFEEMEPTIRQSLQEQNDQEATFARVEELREDAEIEVKL; via the coding sequence ATGATTAAAAAAATGACATTTGTTTTTGCCCCATTCGCCCTCGCCTTAGTGCTCGGCGCATGTTCTGATAATGAAGAATCTGCCGCTAACGAAGAAACAGCGGCTCCAGAAACCGAACAGACTGAAGAAGGCACTGAAGAAGGCACCGAAGAAGCAGCTCCGGCTGAATCGGTACTTGAACTTCCTGAAGAAGACGCCGTCGTGGCAGTCGTCAACGGCGAAGAAATTCAAGGAAAAGTGTACAATAGCGTGGCTCGCCAGTTCGAATCCACCTTGCTTTCCCAAGGACAGGACCCATCAACTGAAGAGAACCTTCAATTGATCGAAGATGAAGCAATGTCTGTCGTCATCGGCAACGCGGTTCTCTTGCAAGATGCCAAAGAAAAAGGCCATGAAGCAGATGAAGCTGTCGTCGAGGAGCGCATGGAAGAATTGAAAGCCAATTTTGAAGACGAAGACGCCATGAACGAAGCGCTTGCTGAGACCGGCTTTACTCTTGAAGAAATGGAAGAGCAATTGCGTGAACAGCTCGTCTACGAAAGCTATATGGAAAACGAAATCGATGCACCTGAAGTGACCGATGAAGAAGTCCAGGCAGCTTATGACCAATTCGCTGAAAGCTCAGAAGAAGAAGCTCCGGCTTTCGAAGAAATGGAACCGACCATCCGACAGTCGTTGCAAGAACAAAACGATCAGGAAGCTACATTTGCACGCGTCGAGGAACTGCGTGAAGACGCTGAAATTGAAGTGAAACTGTAA
- the hisC gene encoding histidinol-phosphate transaminase: protein MANLENIKARKTLDHIQPYSPGKPIWEVQQELGLERVIKLASNENPLGPSKQAVKAIEQGVLGLNRYPDADASDLKAAIAKEHGVEKTQVIPTNGADELITLISEAFLEPDDEIIVPDPSFSEYDFGAHIMGAKVVKVPFAQGFAFDVDAMIAAVTDKTKIIYICSPNNPTGTYMKKQDVQKLLDAVGDTLVVFDAAYSHYADAEDYTDGTEFIRQGYPLLTLKTFSKIYGIAGVRVGFGIAADSIITSILKVKEPFNVNTLAQLAATAAVSDHEHVTQSREINTRGLEYLYGAFEELGLPYTKSMANFVLVKLGDEGETLYQELMKKGVIVRYGKGWGLPEYVRVSIGTQEENEFFVQALRELIQ, encoded by the coding sequence ATGGCGAATTTGGAGAATATCAAAGCACGTAAAACCTTGGATCACATCCAGCCTTACTCACCAGGCAAGCCGATTTGGGAAGTACAACAAGAATTAGGTTTGGAGCGCGTCATTAAATTGGCATCGAATGAAAATCCGCTTGGCCCGTCGAAACAGGCTGTCAAAGCCATCGAACAAGGCGTACTCGGTTTGAACCGCTACCCGGATGCTGATGCTAGTGACTTAAAGGCGGCGATTGCCAAAGAGCATGGCGTTGAAAAAACGCAAGTGATTCCGACAAATGGCGCGGATGAACTGATCACGCTCATCTCGGAAGCCTTCCTAGAACCAGACGATGAAATTATCGTGCCGGATCCATCTTTCAGCGAATATGATTTTGGTGCGCATATTATGGGTGCCAAGGTCGTGAAAGTGCCATTTGCACAAGGCTTCGCATTCGATGTCGACGCCATGATCGCGGCAGTGACCGACAAAACGAAAATCATCTACATTTGCTCGCCCAACAACCCAACTGGGACTTATATGAAGAAACAGGATGTCCAGAAGTTATTGGACGCTGTAGGCGATACATTGGTAGTCTTTGATGCTGCATATAGCCATTATGCGGACGCAGAAGATTACACGGATGGCACCGAATTCATCCGCCAAGGCTACCCGCTATTGACCTTGAAAACCTTCTCGAAAATCTACGGCATTGCCGGGGTGCGCGTTGGGTTCGGAATCGCGGCGGATTCAATCATTACGTCGATCTTAAAAGTGAAAGAGCCGTTTAACGTCAATACCTTGGCGCAGCTCGCTGCGACAGCCGCAGTGTCAGACCATGAGCACGTGACGCAATCACGTGAAATCAATACCCGCGGGCTCGAGTATCTATATGGAGCCTTTGAAGAACTGGGCCTCCCGTATACGAAGAGCATGGCGAACTTCGTATTGGTTAAATTAGGCGATGAAGGCGAAACACTTTACCAGGAGCTGATGAAAAAAGGCGTGATTGTCCGCTATGGCAAAGGTTGGGGCCTTCCGGAATACGTGAGAGTCTCAATCGGCACACAGGAAGAAAACGAATTTTTCGTACAGGCCTTGCGTGAATTGATTCAATAA
- a CDS encoding NAD(P)/FAD-dependent oxidoreductase, translating into MNAMRYDCAIIGGGPAGLNAALVLGRSRKKAVLFDDDNGRNLVTREAHGFITRDGVCPEELKRLGREEIRKYGSVQTENERVVQINRISETHYELTTASGKVFHSIKIIIAAGLKEELPNVPDIEKFYGTSLFSCPYCDGWEMRDQPLAVIADKKVFTLAKEVYTWSRDLAVFTNGEGRLEEEQKQKLLAKGIKVYEDPISGLEGENGQLQSVRLEDGTLIDRSAGFVTPLWSHATNFAKELGCKQTEHGGILTDDYGRTNVWNVYAAGDASLIVPSQLVIAAGEGSAAAIGVCGDLINEYFDEM; encoded by the coding sequence ATGAACGCTATGCGATACGATTGTGCCATTATTGGCGGAGGACCTGCAGGCTTGAATGCCGCGTTGGTGCTCGGCCGTTCGAGAAAGAAAGCTGTGTTATTTGATGACGATAATGGGCGCAATTTGGTGACCCGCGAAGCGCATGGCTTCATTACGAGGGACGGGGTTTGTCCGGAGGAACTCAAGCGGCTAGGACGCGAAGAAATCCGCAAATACGGAAGCGTCCAAACAGAAAACGAGCGTGTCGTCCAAATTAACCGAATTTCGGAAACGCATTATGAATTAACGACCGCTAGTGGAAAGGTTTTTCATAGCATTAAAATCATCATTGCGGCTGGTTTAAAAGAAGAGCTGCCGAACGTGCCAGATATTGAGAAGTTCTACGGCACGAGCCTATTCAGCTGCCCATATTGCGATGGCTGGGAAATGCGCGATCAGCCGCTCGCGGTCATCGCTGATAAAAAAGTCTTCACGTTGGCAAAGGAAGTCTATACGTGGAGCCGTGACTTGGCGGTTTTCACGAACGGAGAAGGGCGATTAGAAGAGGAGCAAAAGCAAAAACTGCTCGCCAAAGGCATCAAAGTTTACGAAGATCCGATTTCCGGCCTTGAAGGAGAGAACGGCCAGCTGCAAAGCGTCCGGCTCGAAGACGGCACCTTGATCGACCGCAGTGCCGGGTTCGTGACACCTTTATGGAGCCACGCCACGAATTTTGCCAAAGAGCTCGGCTGCAAGCAAACCGAGCATGGCGGCATTTTGACCGACGACTACGGACGAACCAATGTCTGGAATGTCTATGCGGCTGGGGACGCTTCGCTGATTGTCCCGTCGCAACTCGTTATTGCTGCGGGTGAAGGCAGCGCTGCAGCTATCGGGGTATGCGGGGATTTGATAAACGAATATTTCGATGAAATGTAG
- a CDS encoding phosphate ABC transporter ATP-binding protein: MSTQYKPALHFQHVDYRIGDTEILSNITGSFPQGRITTLVGPSGAGKSTLLKLCNSLISPENGEIFVKDKAIGDYDPVELRRMVGMALQSAPMISGTVYENLNLPLDLQGQRLAKEDALELLEDVGLKGDLLDRKVKELSGGQRQKVSIARTLVNKPEILLMDEITSSLDRASKHEVEELISKINRKYGTTIIWITHNLQQALEIGDYTWVMMDGQVVETGESSLLEDPKNDRVEEFVKGVVS; the protein is encoded by the coding sequence ATGAGCACCCAGTACAAACCAGCGCTCCATTTTCAGCATGTGGATTACCGCATCGGAGACACAGAGATTTTAAGCAATATTACCGGTTCATTTCCGCAAGGCCGCATCACGACTTTAGTAGGTCCTTCGGGGGCCGGGAAGTCGACTTTACTTAAATTGTGCAATAGCCTGATTTCCCCGGAAAATGGCGAAATTTTTGTCAAAGACAAAGCGATTGGCGATTACGATCCCGTGGAATTGCGCCGAATGGTTGGGATGGCGCTGCAGAGCGCACCGATGATCAGCGGCACGGTCTATGAAAACTTGAATTTGCCTTTGGACTTGCAAGGGCAGCGACTAGCGAAAGAAGATGCCCTAGAGCTGCTTGAAGACGTGGGCTTAAAAGGTGACTTGCTGGACCGTAAAGTAAAAGAATTGTCAGGCGGGCAGCGCCAGAAAGTATCCATCGCAAGAACGCTCGTCAATAAGCCGGAGATTTTGTTGATGGATGAAATCACGTCGTCGCTTGACCGCGCCTCTAAGCATGAAGTGGAAGAGCTAATCAGCAAGATCAACCGAAAATACGGCACGACGATCATTTGGATCACCCACAACCTTCAACAAGCGCTCGAAATCGGCGACTATACATGGGTCATGATGGATGGCCAGGTAGTGGAAACTGGCGAAAGTTCCTTGCTAGAAGATCCTAAAAACGACCGTGTGGAAGAGTTCGTGAAAGGGGTGGTGTCATGA
- a CDS encoding ABC transporter permease yields MSYWALSLTLIFVLIPLLLSKTLNLGLGRDMTVATLRSIVQLLAVGYVLKFVFDSESLLYIFLMVALMIVAATHNAQKKGAAIQGITWKIAVTLIFVEVLTQGILVGFNITPATAQYIIPISGMVIGNSMVLSILFLNRFTAEVEDHQDQTELILSLGGTPKQAIHRQLINSIKASMIPTIESQKTVGLVQLPGMMSGQIIAGADPIQAVQFQLLIMFLLLTTAAVTSVFLGYLSYPTLFNKRMQLLKG; encoded by the coding sequence ATGAGTTATTGGGCTTTATCACTGACGCTCATTTTTGTTCTCATTCCTTTGCTCTTATCGAAAACATTGAATTTAGGACTCGGACGGGACATGACCGTTGCGACGCTGCGTTCGATTGTTCAACTGCTCGCCGTCGGGTATGTGCTGAAATTCGTCTTCGACTCCGAAAGTTTGCTATATATTTTCTTGATGGTTGCACTGATGATTGTAGCGGCCACCCATAACGCGCAGAAAAAAGGGGCGGCCATCCAAGGAATTACTTGGAAAATCGCCGTCACCCTGATTTTTGTGGAAGTATTGACGCAAGGGATTTTGGTCGGCTTTAATATTACACCGGCTACCGCGCAATACATCATTCCGATCAGCGGCATGGTGATCGGTAACTCGATGGTGCTGTCGATCTTGTTCTTGAACCGTTTCACAGCGGAAGTTGAAGATCATCAGGACCAGACCGAATTGATCTTGTCGCTTGGCGGAACGCCGAAACAAGCAATTCACCGCCAGTTGATCAATTCGATCAAAGCGAGTATGATCCCGACGATTGAGAGCCAGAAAACCGTTGGACTCGTCCAGTTGCCCGGCATGATGAGCGGGCAAATCATCGCGGGCGCAGACCCGATCCAAGCGGTGCAGTTCCAGTTGCTAATCATGTTCTTATTGTTGACGACAGCGGCTGTCACAAGCGTTTTCCTCGGATATTTATCTTATCCAACCTTATTCAATAAACGCATGCAATTACTAAAAGGCTGA
- a CDS encoding saccharopine dehydrogenase family protein, which yields MTTWLLYGATGYTGKLIAQEAVERGMRPVLAGRSKEKVQPLAEELDLEFQIFELNDQTAEQLAGIDLVLHCAGPFEKTSKPMIHACLKAGAHYLDITGEISVFEHTHSLHEEALQKNIILCSGVGFDVIPTDCTALKLKQALPDAIELALGFDSDSGISPGTMKTMVEGLGGGNTVRKEGQLTDTAIGKQQRLIDFGRGKKSAMAIPWGDVATAYYTTAIPNISAWIPTPKAAIYAARLMNVASPLLSSEKVKQPLLRWVEQGVEGPNQEERAGSAAYIWGQAKNADGVVKTCRIRTANVYDLTVYGALEVTQRLLSGDYASGSWTPAALFGPDLLESLPGSGRFEIDSFYPGNAN from the coding sequence ATGACAACTTGGCTATTGTACGGAGCGACAGGCTATACAGGAAAATTAATTGCACAAGAAGCTGTTGAGCGTGGAATGCGGCCCGTGTTGGCTGGACGCAGCAAGGAAAAAGTACAGCCGCTCGCCGAAGAACTCGACTTGGAATTCCAGATTTTCGAATTAAATGACCAAACAGCTGAGCAGTTGGCAGGCATCGACCTTGTGCTTCATTGCGCAGGGCCTTTTGAGAAGACCAGCAAACCGATGATTCACGCTTGCCTAAAAGCCGGCGCTCATTACCTCGATATCACGGGGGAAATCAGCGTTTTCGAACACACCCATTCCTTGCACGAAGAAGCGCTGCAAAAAAACATCATTTTATGTTCTGGTGTAGGCTTTGACGTTATCCCGACCGACTGCACTGCTTTAAAGCTAAAGCAGGCTTTGCCTGATGCTATCGAGCTCGCACTTGGATTTGATTCGGACTCAGGCATCTCCCCCGGTACCATGAAAACGATGGTCGAAGGGCTAGGTGGCGGCAATACCGTCCGTAAAGAAGGCCAATTGACGGATACTGCGATTGGTAAACAACAGCGACTGATCGATTTCGGGCGCGGAAAGAAATCTGCCATGGCGATCCCTTGGGGAGACGTGGCCACCGCTTATTACACGACCGCGATTCCGAATATTTCAGCATGGATTCCAACACCCAAAGCAGCTATTTATGCAGCACGGCTCATGAACGTGGCGAGTCCTTTGCTGTCTTCCGAAAAAGTGAAGCAGCCTTTATTGAGATGGGTCGAACAAGGTGTAGAGGGACCAAACCAGGAAGAACGCGCTGGCAGTGCCGCGTATATTTGGGGCCAAGCCAAAAATGCAGATGGCGTTGTTAAAACGTGCCGGATCCGCACTGCGAATGTTTATGACCTGACCGTATATGGAGCGCTCGAAGTGACACAGCGCTTATTATCAGGTGATTATGCAAGTGGCAGCTGGACGCCCGCTGCCTTGTTTGGACCGGACTTGCTCGAAAGCTTGCCAGGATCCGGCCGCTTTGAAATCGACAGCTTCTACCCTGGCAACGCCAACTAA
- a CDS encoding S8 family peptidase: protein MNNIHLIPYRVEQVTAAPPRIPEGVRMIQAPEVWESAEHGKGNVVAVLDTGCQSDHPDLSARIVGGRNFTHDDAGDPEQFEDYNGHGTHVAGTIAASLTDEDGVVGVAPLADLLVVKVLDKQGSGSYEGIIAGIHYAIDWRGPNGEKTTIISMSLGGPEDHPELYEAVKRAVDAGIPVICAAGNEGDDAYDTDEFAYPGAYGEVIQVGAVDFDRRIAPFSNTNNEIDLVAPGINIYSTYLEGKYASLSGTSMATPHVSGALALIRNISEREFDRELTEAELYAQLVRRTIPLGYPKTAEGNGLLALDILNKFEQLFKILSNSYGNGSGR from the coding sequence ATGAACAATATTCATTTGATTCCATACCGCGTTGAACAAGTGACGGCAGCCCCGCCACGCATTCCGGAGGGGGTGCGGATGATTCAGGCTCCTGAAGTGTGGGAAAGCGCCGAACACGGCAAAGGCAATGTTGTGGCTGTCTTGGATACCGGTTGCCAGAGCGACCACCCCGATCTGTCAGCGCGGATTGTGGGCGGCCGTAATTTCACACACGATGACGCTGGAGACCCTGAACAGTTTGAGGATTACAACGGCCACGGCACCCATGTAGCCGGGACGATTGCTGCTTCGCTTACGGATGAAGACGGTGTGGTCGGTGTCGCGCCGCTCGCCGATTTACTTGTCGTCAAAGTGCTCGATAAACAAGGCAGCGGCAGTTACGAAGGCATTATTGCGGGCATTCATTACGCCATCGATTGGCGCGGCCCGAACGGGGAAAAGACCACGATTATTTCGATGTCGCTCGGAGGCCCTGAAGACCATCCGGAGTTATACGAAGCGGTCAAGCGCGCAGTGGACGCCGGAATCCCGGTTATTTGCGCAGCCGGCAATGAAGGAGACGATGCATACGATACGGATGAATTCGCTTATCCGGGTGCTTACGGCGAAGTCATTCAAGTGGGCGCTGTCGATTTCGACCGCCGCATCGCCCCGTTCAGCAATACCAATAACGAAATCGATTTGGTCGCGCCGGGCATCAACATCTATTCGACGTATCTGGAAGGGAAATACGCCAGCTTATCCGGTACTTCGATGGCGACGCCGCATGTATCGGGAGCTTTAGCATTGATCCGCAATATTTCCGAGCGTGAGTTTGACCGGGAGCTGACCGAGGCGGAATTGTATGCCCAGCTTGTCCGGCGCACGATTCCTCTTGGCTATCCGAAGACGGCGGAAGGCAATGGCCTGCTGGCGCTCGATATTCTGAATAAATTCGAGCAATTGTTCAAGATTCTCAGCAATTCCTATGGCAATGGCTCGGGCCGTTAA